The following are encoded together in the Vigna unguiculata cultivar IT97K-499-35 chromosome 2, ASM411807v1, whole genome shotgun sequence genome:
- the LOC114173562 gene encoding uncharacterized protein LOC114173562: MANRRRRNTAGADDIAQAIHCMVDAMQPIAAPPRAVVAPTRPVSMEDFMKHRPTKFSGKATPDEADAWMRECEKICRVLGCTDEQRLLFVTFLLVADAEYWWLGMQQLMQTLEEQVTWTVFRTRFLEKYFPDSERHEREAEFLTLQQGSMTVAAYIERFEYLARFYTPAKTVEQLETGSSMGGKQQRTTPDVRSQKKPYNRPPTTWGRLHCYNCGGEHLRRDCTRPASSTGGGNGTGKFYVSQQTGHFARQCPNRRPAGGAPAKRPVGDRPRAPGRVFALTTTEAKQLGNLLQFLCLLCDHEVVVVFDSGATHSFVSNECVRRLGLMMRELGCELLVATGSICW; encoded by the exons ATGGCtaacaggaggaggaggaacACCGCTGGAGCTGATGACATAGCTCAAGCGATCCATTGTATGGTGGACGCGATGCAGCCCATAGCGGCGCCACCCAGAGCTGTAGTGGCACCTACCCGGCCAGTATCTATGGAGGATTTCATGAAACATCGGCCGACCAAGTTCTCGGGCAAGGCCACTCCTGATGAGGCAGATGCCTGGATGCGAGAATGTGAGAAGATCTGTAGGGTGTTGGGGTGCACGGATGAGCAGAGGCTGTTGTTTGTCACATTTCTCCTGGTGGCAGACGCAGAGTACTGGTGGCTGGGGATGCAGCAGTTGATGCAGACCCTTGAGGAGCAGGTGACATGGACTGTcttcaggacgaggttcctAGAGAAGTACTTTCCCGACAGTGAGAGGCACGAGCGAGAGGCAGAATTCCTTActcttcaacaagggtccatgacTGTGGCGGCATACATTGAGAGGTTCGAATATCTGGCGCGTTTCTACACTCCA GCCAAGACTGTGGAGCAGTTGGAGACTGGGTCGAGTATGGGAGGGAAACAACAGAGAACTACCCCAGATGTCAGATCACAGAAGAAACCTTACAACAGACCGCCGACTACCTGGGGGAGGCTACATTGCTATAACTGTGGCGGGGAGCACTTGAGGAGGGATTGTACTAGACCTGCCAGCAGTACAGGTGGAGGCAATGGCACTGGTAAGTTCTACGTAAGTCAGCAGACAGGGCACTTTGCACGTCAGTGTCCTAACAGGAGACCAGCTGGTGGTGCGCCAGCTAAGAGGCCAGTAGGAGATCGACCCAGAGCACCGGGGCGTGTGTTCGCCTTGACGACCACGGAGGCGAAACAGTTAGGTAACCTTTTACAGTTTCTATGTCTATTGTGTGACCacgaggtggtggtggtgttcgACTCGGGAGCCACTCATTCGTTTGTGTCtaatgaatgtgtgaggaggctcGGGCTCATGATGCGAGAGCTGGGATGCGAGCTTTTAGTAGcgactggtagcatctgctggtga
- the LOC114173561 gene encoding uncharacterized protein LOC114173561, whose translation MANRRRRNTVGADDIAQAIHRMVDAMQPIAAPSRAVVAPTQPVSMEDFMKHPPTKFSGKATPDEADAWMRECEKICRVLGCTDEQRLLFVTFLLVADAEYRWLGMQQLMQTREEQVTWTIFMTRLLEKYFPDSVRHERETEFLTTMTVAAYIERFEYLARFYTPVVTEEWRCRKFEGGLKHELRRFIVPLRIREFPILVEQAKTVEQLETGSSRGGKQQRTTPDVRSQKKPYSRPPTTWGRLHCYNCGGEHLRRDCTRPASTTGGGSGTGKCYVCQQTRYFARQCPNKRPAGGAPSKRPVRDRPRAPGRVFALTTTEAKQSGNLLQFLCLLCDHEVVVLFDSGATHSFVSNECVRRLRLTMRELGCELLVATPTSGEVSTTSVCVGCLMEVAGRRFMLNLICLPMEGLDVILGMDWLSSNHVVIDCGQRKLVFPDTVGLELISSNQAMREIEVGATCYMIVSQAEKMSTTEKIRRIPVVDEYADVFPDEIPKLPPNRDVDFSINLIPGVGLVSMAPASPWGAPVLLVKKKDGSSRLCVDYRQLNKLTIKNMYPLPRIDDLLDQLRGAAVFSKIDVRSGYHQILVRMEDVQKTAFRSRYGHYEYVVMPFGVTNAPAIFMDYMNRIFRPYLDQFVVVFIDDILIYSESREEHAEHLRVGLGILREHQLYGKLSKCEFWLEEVQFLGHVISTQGIAVDPAKIETVVKWERPQTVSEVRSFLGLAGYYRRFVEGFSKMVSPLTQLTRKDQPFSWTDGLGCVLMQDKWLVAYASRQLKVHEKNYPTHDLKLATVVFALKTWRHYLYGAQFQVFSDHKKALDRVFKRTTTLADALSRKRIHVSAMMIRELELIEQLRDMNLGLDMGPGQIRCSMLRITNEFLDELRVEQGKDQEL comes from the exons ATGGCtaacaggaggaggaggaacACCGTTGGAGCTGATGACATAGCTCAGGCGATCCATCGTATGGTGGACGCGATGCAGCCCATAGCGGCGCCATCCAGAGCTGTAGTGGCACCTACCCAGCCAGTATCTATGGAGGATTTCATGAAACACCCGCCGACCAAGTTCTCGGGCAAGGCCACTCCTGATGAGGCAGATGCCTGGATGCGGGAATGTGAGAAGATCTGTAGAGTGTTGGGGTGCACGGATGAGCAGAGGCTGTTGTTTGTCACATTTCTCCTGGTGGCAGACGCAGAGTACCGGTGGCTGGGGATGCAGCAGTTGATGCAGACCCGTGAGGAGCAGGTGACATGGACTATCTTCATGACCAGGCTCCTGGAGAAGTACTTTCCCGACAGTGTGAGGCACGAGCGGGAGACAGAATTCCTTACTACCATGACTGTGGCGGCATACATTGAGAGGTTCGAATATCTGGCGCGTTTCTACACTCCAGTAGTCACTGAGgagtggaggtgtaggaagtTCGAGGGCGGACTAAAACATGAGTTACGCCGTTTCATTGTGCCGCTTCGGATTAGAGAGTTTCCAATTTTGGTCGAGCAGGCTAAGACTGTGGAGCAGTTGGAGACTGGGTCGAGTAGGGGAGGGAAACAGCAGAGAACTACCCCAGATGTCAGATCACAGAAGAAACCTTATAGCAGACCACCGACTACCTGGGGGAGGCTACATTGTTATAACTGTGGCGGGGAGCACTTGAGGAGGGATTGTACAAGACCTGCCAGCACTACAGGTGGAGGCAGTGGCACTGGCAAGTGCTACGTATGTCAGCAGACAAGGTACTTTGCACGTCAGTGTCCTAACAAGAGACCAGCTGGTGGTGCGCCATCTAAGAGGCCAGTAAGAGATCGACCCAGAGCACCGGGGCGTGTGTTCGCCTTGACGACCACGGAGGCGAAACAGTCAGGTAACCTTTTACAGTTTCTGTGTCTGTTGTGTGACCACGAGGTGGTGGTGTTGTTCGACTCGGGAGCCACTCATTCGTTTGTGTCtaatgaatgtgtgaggaggctcAGGCTCACGATGCGAGAGCTGGGGTGCGAGCTTTTAGTAGCGACGCCAACGTCtggagaggtatccaccacttcTGTGTGTGTGGGGTGCCTTATGGAGGTGGCAGGCCGTAGGTTCATGCTGAATCTCATTTGTTTGCCGATGGAGGGTCTAGATGTGATTCTGGGCATGGACTGGTTGTCAAGTAACCATGTCGTCATTGATTGCGGGCAGCGCAAGTTAGTGTTTCCTGATACGGTGGGGTTAGAACTTATCTCGTCTAATCAGGCGATGAGGGAGATTGAGGTTGGAGCTACATGTTACATGATTGTGTCTCAGGCGGAGAAGATGAGCACGACCGAGAAGATCCGCAGGATTCCGGTAGTGGATGAATACGCAGACGTATTTCCGGATGAGATTCCAAAGCTACCGCCTAACAGGGATGTAGATTTCTCCATTAATCTCATCCCTGGCGTTGGGCTGGTGTCTATGGCACC TGCATCACCGTGGGGAGCACCGGTTCTGTTAGTGAAAAAGAAGGATGGTAGCTCTCGGTTGTGCGTTGATTACCGACAGCTGAATAAGCTAACGATAAAGAATATGTACCCGTTGCCGAGGATTGATGATTTGTTGGATCAGTTGAGGGGAGCTGCGGTGTTCTCAAAAATAGACGTGAGatctggatatcatcagatccTTGTCAGGATGGAGGATGTCCAGAAGACTGCTTTTCGATCACGGTATGGTcactacgagtatgtagtgatgccaTTTGGGGTGACCAATGCGCcggctatattcatggattacatgaataggattttcAGGCCATACCTAGATCAGTTTGTAGTAGTGTTTATCGATGACATTCTGATCTACTCTGAGAGCAGGGAAGAACACGCAGAGCATCTGAGAGTAGGGTTGGGGATTCTCAGAGAGCACCAATTGTATGGGAAATTGTCGaaatgtgaattctggttggAAGAGGTACAATTCCTAGGCCATGTGATCTCAACCCAAGGAATAGCCGTTGATCCGGCAAAGATAGAGACggtggtgaagtgggagaggccCCAAACAGTTTCAGAGGTGCGGAGTTTCCTGGGTTTGGCAGGGTATTATCGACGATTTGTGGAGGGtttctccaagatggtgagtcctCTTACACAGCTTACGAGAAAGGACCAACCTTTCTCGTGGACAGATGGGTTAGGCTGTGTGCTGATGCAGGATAAATGGCTTGTAGCTTATGCATCGAGacagttgaaggtgcatgagaagaattacccgaCACACGACTTGAAGTTAGCGACAGTCGTGTTTGCTCTCAAGACATGGAGGCATTACCTGTATGGAGCGCAGTTCCAGGTCTTCAGCGatcataaaa AGGCATTGGATAGAGTATTTAAAAGGACTACGACGTTAgcggatgccttgagtaggaagagaaTTCATGTATCAGCTATGATGATTAGAGAGTTGGAGCTGATAGAACAGTTAAGGGATATGAATCTGGGGTTGGATATGGGGCCTGGACAGATACGATGTAGTATGTTGAGGATCACCAATGAGTTCCTAGATGAGCTCCGTGTGGAACAGGGTAAGGATCAGGAGCTGTAG